The proteins below are encoded in one region of Ricinus communis isolate WT05 ecotype wild-type chromosome 6, ASM1957865v1, whole genome shotgun sequence:
- the LOC125370424 gene encoding uncharacterized protein LOC125370424, with amino-acid sequence MDQLSIPVSLHSHASFIPLFNGLNFSDWWEQVQFHLDVLDLDLALQIEKPATIIDESSNEEKALYKAWERSNRLSLLFMRMTVVNNLKSTIPKTDSAKEIKKLIEERSQTTDKSLAGTLMSNLTNMKYYGSRAMHEHVFDMTTLAAKLKTLGMNVDEYSLVQFILNSLPPE; translated from the exons ATGGATCAAt TATCTATACCCGTTTCTCTTCATTCGCATGCTTCATTTATTCCATTATTTAATGGTTTGAACTTTTCTGATTGGTGGGAACAAGTTCAGTTTCACTTAGATGTTTTGGATCTTGATTTGGCACTTCAAATTGAGAAACCTGCTACTATTATTGATGAAAGTAGCAATGAAGAAAAAGCTTTATATAAAGCTTGGGAAAGATCGAACAGATTAAGCTTATTATTTATGCGAATGACTGTTGTAAACAACTTAAAGAGTACAATTCCTAAAACTGACAGTGCTAAGGAAATTAAAAAGCTTATTGAGGAACGTTCTCAAACAACTGATAAGTCACTTGCTGGCACATTGATGAGTAATTTGACCAACATGAAATATTATGGTTCACGTGCCATGCATGAGCATGTTTTTGATATGACTACCTTAGCGGCAAAATTAAAGACCTTAGGAATGAATGTGGATGAGTATTCTCTAGTACAGTTTATACTGAACTCCTTACCTCCTGAATAA